AGATCATTTTGTAACGATAAGAGGTCCTCGTTCGAATTTTTAGTCAATTCATAATTATATGCTTTATTTTGTCGAGTTTTTAGTTTTGGAATTCTTGTTATTATTTTGTCCATGGATAAAATTTATAGCAAAGATATAAAAAAGGTAAAGGAATGTAGTTGAGAGACCATGTAACATTATTACTGCTTCTAATAACTAAACTCATGAAATCTCTAATCGTACTCGTAACTGTTGTAATCGAGGACAAAGATATTAACTATCACTTTGACTTTATTACCAAAACTCACAAAGTAAGCAGTAAAGACTTTTTTTGTACCAACCAATATTATGAAAGTGCAGAGATTTATTTTTTCATATGTTATTCAAACCATTAATTAGCTACAGGTTGAGATTATGAATGGGATATGAAGAATAGTTACCTCGACAGGAGATATCGATAACTGAGTTAATTGATATTAGAACTATATTGCCTTATTACTTTTATACATAACTAACGAAATAATATTTGTAAAAAATAATTGAAATCTTTTGATTCATTAAAACGGGGAAGTCACGTGTTTGTAATATGTTACTCTAGGGAAATTGAATTGTGTGATTTTCAATCCTTCATTAAGAAAGGTATAGACCATAATGAATTGGTAATTGTTTTTTTGGAAGACTGCTCAAAAGATAAAACCTATGATACGGTGAAACGGTCAGCAAAATTCCTAAATGATGAGATTCTTAAGAAGAAAGGTAGTATAATTTTCAAACCAACGGAAGAATGGTATCATCCAGATAAGTGCCTTAATGCGGAGATATTCCTTAAAAAATGGGAGATTCTGATTGCTAATGCTATAAAGAATGGTAAAGAAGGCATTAGGATCTTCGTAGAAACAAATAAATTTTTGAGGGAAAGACTTGATAACGCCTTAATTAACTATGACAAAATACTAGAGGATCTGTTTGATTTTCCCATAACTTCAATGTATGTTTACAAAAATAAAGACTTAGAAACGATGACCCCCCAACAAATTGCAATTTTGAACTCAAATCGCGGATACCATCTAAATGAGTTAGTGGTCTGACATCAATTCAGTCAGTAGTCATTCGGAGTTATCCAAATAATGACTAATCGTTATTAATTACAAAAGAAATAACATAGCCAACTATGTTTGGCTTTTGAGTCAATTTTGATACTAGTAATTAAGGATTACTAAACTGAGTAATTATATAGGATATGTAAAAACAGTAATATTAATACCAAATCAACTATACTACTTAATCAACAAGGACTTTAATGGGATAGAGAATGGGTATAAAAAGAAAGAAAAGATTATCTCCAGAGTATACTATATTATCCATTCTAGAATACCTTTGTATATCCTCAAGGGATACACCCATATCAAAGTACCACATTATTAATAAATTACCCGGAATTAAGCAGCAGAGATCAGATAGAATTAACGATCTAATGGAAGAGTTAGAAAATAATGGATTCATTCAATCTATTAAAACACCCAATTCAACATTCTACAAGATAACGGAAAAGGGTGTAGAAGCCTATGATAAATGGATAAAATCATTTCTAGATTTTTCCAGGTCAGTAAATAAATTGAATTCGGATCTTGATTAAGTTTAGTTCATGTGCTAACAGAATATCATCATACTGAATTCATGATACCAGGTTTCTCGATTATGATTAGGTAGCCTATCGATTTGTTTGAATAATTTTTAGCATAATCCATTGCTTCACTTGTAATATCATTTCCGACTAATAATGCCAGTCCAACATATTTACTTGTAGCCTTAGAATATTCCAATACTGATCTTACGAATAACTTGATCTCATTAGTATCAATTGTATCGGGGTTGGTAACTATCTTTCCGACAACCGTACCATATTCATTGAGTTTATTAACGACAAAGTCGTTATCGTCACCGCCATCTTTGGACATAATCTTATCACCATCGATTAAAACATCAAACATGATATCTTTAGAAATCCCCTGGTCAAAGAAAGAGTCAATATTATCTTTATTTTTGGAGATATACTTTTTAATGGGTTCTCCAATTTCACCAATATTCTCAATAATGGAAAAGAAGAGAGTTTTTTTATCTAGATTTGAGAGACCGATACTAATTAATGATCCAATAGAGTTTTTTTCAAAAACATAGGCCCAATTATCTAATTTCTTTCGAGTATTTAGAATTATTCTTAACAGGAATACGATAATTCCTATGGCTATAAACGCTATTAAAGAGAGAACAATATCATATTCATCTTCAGGTAAAAACTTGATATATCCTTTAACAGCTGCGGTATCTATAAAAACTAATAATGCAAAGGCCACTAACACTGACAATAGTACATAAAGAATACGTTCTATGGAGTGAATTGAATATACAGCTTTTTGTGAATATGTTGTTATGAGTGTAGGAGAAAAAGTATTCAGATCTGAATTGTCCTGGTTGTCGAAAATTTTCATTAACTAGGACATTAGTTGTTTAAAGAAAGTATATAAATTAAATAGTAACTAAATTACGGTAGTGAGATTATTATCAAAACTTCAGTAATCTTGGGCTTGGTACTTCAAAATTAGTTTTAGCATTTGAACATAGTATTCTTGCTCGTAATATGTCAATTAAGTCTTTGATTATTCATGAATATTGCCTTCAAATAGATATTAATTTAATTCAAACTGAGGAAGGTTAGTAGTAACCATACAAGATACATTCTATGAGAATACCACCTATTATTTATAATTTATTGTCAGTGCTTATTATACTGACTTTGACAGTGTTAGAATATTGAAAAAACAGGCAAGAAGATTGACACCTAAATACTTCAATCAAGATATTTCGGATTCTCAAATGAGTAAACCAAATCTACGGATAAGATTTTTCTGAGAATATAGATCCTTTTTAATTATTGACGAAAACAGAATCGGTTGATACCGCGATAGATTTGATGGACTAAATTAGAATACATAAACTTAATGACAGATTTTATGAACATCCAAGAAAATCACGTCCTTAATTTGTCTTAATTATGAAAGACAATCTTCTATAAAGAGAAAATCAAGGCAAATAATTCCTATATAGTAATTAATTTAATGTTGGTTCACATATAATAATATACTTTTATAAAAGCGTGTAGGCTTTGGCGCAAGCCAATAAAGGTCTTCAGATAGCATAACAGATCTCAATACCAAGACCCAATACCTACAAATGCAAATTGTGTTTGCAGTTGTATTTTAATAATAGCGATTTTATTAATTTTCAGAGTACTTGTGATTTTTTCATGAAGGAAAAAAATACACAAAGTTGATCTTGAACCATATTTGCACTCATGTATAATGCATCCAATATCAAATCATGATCCCTATAGGAATCTATTTTTATGCCAGATAGCACTTATTGTGTATATTAATGCTTATGTGAGTGAAATGGCTTTTGAATTGTGAAGTGTGAATTTTGTTCCGATTCCGTTTGATTATGCATTTAGACAAATTGATGGATCAAAGAACCATGTTGTGTGTCTAGCAGAATTCATTCGAGAGATCTTCAGAATGACTATTGATATTATATGATTTCAAAAAAAATGAAAATGGAGTAGTTGATTTATTCGTTAGGATAAGCAATCTCCATAGGTTTTAAAAAGGGGTAGGTGTTCACATCCAATCTAGGGACCAGTAATTCCTTTGTATAATTTAAATTCTATTGGTCTAGACACCAAATCTTGTATCTTAGCTCTCAAAGCTATTGATTCCTGACTGTTGTAATGTTTATCATAAGATTCTTTGCTATCCCAAACTTCATCAAACAACAATTCATTTGGATTTTCCATTGATGAATTAAATGTATAGACTACATTGCCTTCTCTTTTTCTTGGTGGATCAACAAGGGGAATAAAAAGGTCTAATAACTCTTGCTTCTTCCCTTCCTTTGCATTAATCAATACTATTACTCTTATTTGAGAACTCTCGGTGTTTGAGTGCATTTGCATAAAATATTTCATATCATGTATTAAACTTTTCCATAACATCCGGATATAATATAAAAAAATGTTCGTCCATTTCCGTGATTCACAAAAATAAAGACTAAAAGATAAATCAATTCGCTTAGGAGAGGATGTTATACCTGCTCATCTAAAATTAGAATAAACCCGCTAGTGCATATCCTTTATTTCAAATCTTGTTGTGAAAAATGGTCATCTGTGATAATAATATAGGACGTAGAGAATAACAAATTTGATTAGCATCCATTTAGAATGCTTTGAATCAGATAAACCCTGCTAAAAGATTTTTTAGTTATCTGAAGATACCTAATATTTTTTAAAAATTTTTATCTTAATACATGATCAATAGATACTTCGTAATATCCGCATATTCTTATTATTAATATGTTACTAAATATAAATACATGTCCAGAATGTTGCAAATTACCTTATTTGGTATTTAAAAACTTATTAGAGTAGGGGTCAAATTGTAAAGTATCACGACCCTTACCATCGTTAAGACCAACTATTTCATGGTCTACGAAAAAGAACAGGTCGATTTACCGATTTGCTGATATATGCCCGAGAGCTGAAGTTTGATTTTACTCCGTTTGGCCTTGTGCCGTAGAGGTACGGTACTATCCCTTAGCTTTACATGCAGTAACCTTGTTGATCATACAATCCCTATTAGGTTGATCAAATAGATAACATTTGTTTTGCGCAAACATATCAATAATAGTAATTGTTCTAATCGCTCCCGTGACAGTAACAACAACCGCGCTTATAATAATCATAATATTCTATTTATCATTTAACTGATCGAAAATATCATTATTTTGTGCATGGGTTATTTTATTGAAACTTATCAGTTTAATTGGACAGCTATAACCAGTTAAAAGAAGGATAATAAATTATTATCCAGAGAATTAACTAACATCCCAAAACAAATGACTACCACACACCGAAAACAAGAAGATCGCAGAAATAAATTTTAAAGCACTGGCAAGTATTATTGAAGTATAGTTCCATTTAATACATGGGATCAATCTTTGGTGTGGCTTTTTTATCATTTCAGACTTAATGAATTGATTAGGAGAATAGAATGTAGTAAGATTAGTATGTTGTTAACAGGAACTAAAAGCCAGAAGAAATCCACAAAATACTATTAATCGAGTATTCTGGATGTCAGGTATTGACCTATATGACCATCCATTCTTCTATATCCTCAATGTAAGGTCGGGTAAATAATTCAGATATTCAAGATGATTAAACCTGAAATAGAATATCAAAATGTTTTTTAACATGTTCAAAGTATATTTGATTACCATAGCCGAAACACTTCCATTAGGGTCTTACACTTTCTCGGGTGTAAGACCTTAGTAGAATTTCATTTTTCAAATAATTGTCCTTGGCAAGAGGTTTGAAGCCGATTTCTCACAGCATTGGGTTTTAAGAAATTTTTTGAATAGCATGACCAATATGTTTGAAATTTGTCTTGGGTAAGAAATATTGCTTGATAATGATATTATAGTGAGATATAATTATTGTATTAGGTCTCTCTTTGTTCTAGTCCTCCTTTAAATTTCTCCTTGAAATAATATTTACTCGAAAACATTTTCATGGTTACTGGAATTCTATTCAAAGCATTTATCAACATCTACCATATTGACTAGACTTATTCGAAGGTTATTTCTTATTTTGATAATCTGATGATCAATTGATGACTTTTGACATGACTCAATTAAGTAGTTTCTTAGATGAAATAGATTAAGTGGTATTATTGACTCTTGTTGCCTAAATGCTAAACCGGGGAATCTCAAAATGTGGATAGTGGAGGTAAAGATATAGTTATTGTTATAGTTATTACTAATCTTATGAAATCATTAACTTTTTCTTGCGCCGACGATTAACTATTATTTCGTTGCTATTTTCATTTTGGTTTTCCTGATTTTGTTCTTCACCTACTATTGTGATACCTTCATTATTTTTTTGTCTCTTTTTTATCATAGGATTGGTAGCAATATCAATTGATTTTTCTGAATGTTGTTGTTCAGAAACTTCCTTTAAAGTATCATTTGAATAAACTGATGAAGGAGAATTGATCACATAGTGTCTATGTCTTTTTTCTACATCTTTATTGTCCCCTTTAAGGACCTTTTCTATTTCTTTTGCCAAAATCTTTTTGACTAATTCTTTGAGTTTATCTGTATCAGGACCAGGTGGATATGTGGCCAGTAAATATTCAAATATTTTCATGTACTCGGCTACTTTGTTGCGATACTCCTCCTCAGATGGTTTGTGATTTCTTGTTATCTTAAACCATGTAGTTGCACATTGAGCAGGATAAGCTTTTGCAAGTTCTTCTATTACGCGCTCCATTTCAAAGAAGTCTAGCATAAAGATAATCTCCTATAGAAAAGAAAAATTGGAATATCTTCCTTTCTTCTCAATTTACATATTATGTGTTATTGTACTATTTATCCTCTCA
This Candidatus Nitrosocosmicus oleophilus DNA region includes the following protein-coding sequences:
- a CDS encoding MEDS domain-containing protein, producing the protein MCDFQSFIKKGIDHNELVIVFLEDCSKDKTYDTVKRSAKFLNDEILKKKGSIIFKPTEEWYHPDKCLNAEIFLKKWEILIANAIKNGKEGIRIFVETNKFLRERLDNALINYDKILEDLFDFPITSMYVYKNKDLETMTPQQIAILNSNRGYHLNELVV
- a CDS encoding putative quinol monooxygenase — protein: MHSNTESSQIRVIVLINAKEGKKQELLDLFIPLVDPPRKREGNVVYTFNSSMENPNELLFDEVWDSKESYDKHYNSQESIALRAKIQDLVSRPIEFKLYKGITGP